The following coding sequences lie in one Candidatus Limnocylindrales bacterium genomic window:
- the lon gene encoding endopeptidase La — protein MEQTGISEPTGLGPSEKDKAVLPPALAILPLRDSVLYPKMVLPLVVGKERSIKLVDDALMGDRIIGVTALRDSKIENPEIKDLYTVGTAAIILKMIKMPDGSLRLLIQGLSRIRIQEYIQTEPYYRAKVEAIPDQYTKDVRVEALTMNVRSLFQKVVSMAPYLSDEIEIMALNIQEPSELVYLIASSINISTQERQEILELQDIRQQLERITFFLNRELEIMEVREKIQSQIKGEMDKSQREYYLREQLKAIQKELGEKDERTLEIEEFKEKIEKANMPPEAKEAAERELNRLAKMPPAAAEYTVSRTYLEWLVELPWSISTEDNLDIESAQKVLDEDHYDLERVKKRILEYLAVRKLKKDMKGPILCFLGPPGVGKTSLGRSIARALGRKFVRVSLGGVRDEAEIRGHRRTYIGALPGRIIQGIRKAGSNNPVFMLDEIDKVGTDFRGDPSSALLEVLDPEQNYAFSDHYLEVPFDLSKVMFIATANVLDTIPPALRDRMEVLDLPGYTEEEKLMIAKTHLLPKQLEAHGLEPRHLQVEDEALRLIIRSYTREAGVRNLERQIATICRGVAKEVALGKETTEVITPDKVPQYLGPIKFFSEVAERTSVPGIATGLAWTPVGGDILFVEATMMRGGKNLILTGQLGDVMKESAQAALSYIRSKAKDLGIPEDFYEKNDIHIHVPAGSIPKDGPSAGVTMMTALASLLTGRPVRSDVAMTGEITLRGQVLPVGGIKEKVLAAKQAGITTVILPKKNEKDLEEVPEHIKKDIKFLFVQTMDEVLEVALEKNQSPKGKHPKAKVAV, from the coding sequence ATGGAACAAACTGGCATCAGCGAACCAACTGGTTTGGGTCCCTCTGAAAAAGATAAGGCTGTTTTACCTCCGGCGTTAGCGATACTTCCTTTGCGGGATTCTGTTTTATATCCCAAGATGGTTTTACCGTTGGTGGTGGGTAAAGAGCGCTCGATTAAATTGGTGGATGATGCCCTGATGGGGGATCGGATCATCGGGGTAACCGCTTTAAGAGATTCCAAGATAGAGAATCCGGAAATTAAAGATCTGTATACGGTTGGGACTGCGGCCATTATCCTAAAGATGATCAAAATGCCCGATGGGAGCCTCCGTTTGTTAATTCAAGGGCTTTCTCGAATTCGCATCCAGGAGTACATTCAAACCGAGCCTTATTATCGGGCTAAGGTGGAAGCGATTCCAGATCAGTATACGAAAGACGTTCGAGTGGAAGCTCTCACCATGAATGTACGGAGCCTTTTTCAAAAGGTCGTAAGTATGGCTCCCTATCTCTCCGATGAAATTGAAATTATGGCGCTCAATATCCAAGAGCCCAGTGAGCTGGTCTATTTAATCGCCTCCAGTATCAATATCTCGACCCAGGAACGACAAGAAATTCTGGAACTCCAGGATATTCGGCAACAATTAGAGCGGATTACCTTTTTCCTTAATCGAGAACTGGAGATCATGGAAGTTCGGGAAAAGATCCAATCCCAAATTAAAGGGGAGATGGATAAGAGCCAACGGGAGTATTACTTACGGGAACAGCTCAAAGCTATCCAGAAGGAGTTGGGAGAGAAAGACGAGCGAACCCTTGAAATTGAGGAGTTTAAAGAAAAAATCGAGAAAGCCAACATGCCTCCAGAAGCCAAAGAAGCCGCCGAAAGAGAGCTGAATCGATTGGCAAAAATGCCACCTGCTGCCGCCGAGTATACCGTTTCCCGTACTTATTTAGAATGGTTAGTGGAGCTGCCCTGGTCTATTTCTACGGAGGATAATCTGGATATAGAATCTGCACAGAAAGTCCTCGATGAAGATCATTATGATTTAGAGCGGGTTAAGAAGCGTATTTTGGAGTATCTGGCTGTTCGCAAACTTAAAAAGGATATGAAAGGTCCGATTCTCTGTTTCCTGGGTCCGCCCGGAGTTGGAAAAACATCCCTTGGTAGATCCATCGCCAGAGCTTTGGGGCGTAAGTTTGTTCGTGTATCCTTGGGAGGAGTCCGGGATGAAGCTGAGATCCGTGGACATCGGCGAACGTATATTGGAGCGCTGCCTGGCCGTATCATTCAAGGAATTCGCAAAGCCGGCTCCAACAATCCGGTTTTTATGCTGGATGAGATCGATAAGGTGGGAACGGATTTTCGAGGGGATCCCTCCTCGGCTTTGCTTGAGGTCCTGGATCCTGAACAAAATTACGCTTTCTCAGATCACTATCTAGAGGTTCCCTTTGATCTCTCCAAGGTTATGTTTATTGCTACGGCAAATGTTTTGGATACGATTCCTCCGGCTCTCCGAGATCGGATGGAAGTGCTGGATCTTCCAGGCTATACCGAAGAAGAAAAACTCATGATTGCCAAGACCCACTTATTACCTAAGCAATTGGAAGCCCATGGTCTGGAACCTAGGCATCTCCAAGTCGAGGACGAAGCTCTTCGCTTGATTATCCGATCCTATACCCGAGAGGCCGGGGTAAGAAATCTGGAACGCCAAATTGCAACTATCTGTCGAGGGGTTGCCAAAGAAGTCGCTCTGGGAAAGGAGACCACGGAAGTTATCACGCCGGATAAAGTTCCTCAGTACCTCGGGCCTATCAAATTTTTCTCGGAGGTGGCCGAACGAACTTCTGTCCCCGGTATAGCTACCGGATTAGCCTGGACTCCCGTTGGAGGGGATATCCTGTTTGTAGAGGCCACGATGATGCGTGGGGGAAAAAATCTTATCCTGACCGGGCAACTGGGGGATGTCATGAAAGAATCGGCACAGGCCGCTTTAAGTTACATCCGTTCTAAAGCAAAGGATCTTGGAATTCCGGAGGATTTCTACGAAAAGAACGATATCCATATCCACGTTCCGGCCGGGTCCATCCCTAAAGATGGACCTTCCGCAGGAGTTACCATGATGACGGCTTTGGCTTCTCTTCTAACCGGACGGCCCGTACGAAGTGACGTGGCTATGACCGGTGAAATCACCCTGCGAGGACAGGTACTTCCGGTCGGTGGAATCAAAGAAAAGGTCCTGGCCGCTAAACAGGCCGGAATTACAACCGTTATTTTGCCTAAGAAAAACGAAAAAGATCTGGAAGAAGTCCCCGAACATATTAAAAAAGATATTAAATTCCTCTTCGTCCAAACCATGGATGAAGTCCTGGAAGTTGCCTTGGAGAAAAATCAAAGTCCAAAAGGCAAACACCCAAAGGCAAAAGTAGCTGTTTAA
- a CDS encoding Hsp20/alpha crystallin family protein: MDIIDLDNLKYFEDLQNQMEKMIKDIRAMGSVNVSCDRVWKPLVDIYETVDNIVVLVDIAGIKKEDIQIVFNKDLLIISGKRINPTQFVARQKMHQVEIDFGYFERVIKLTIPIQDDKIVASYKDGFLWIHLPKQNVPVSRKVEILAE; this comes from the coding sequence ATGGATATCATAGACCTGGATAACCTCAAGTATTTTGAGGATCTTCAGAATCAAATGGAGAAGATGATCAAGGATATCCGCGCAATGGGTTCCGTAAATGTTTCATGCGACAGAGTCTGGAAACCCTTGGTAGATATCTATGAAACGGTTGATAACATTGTGGTACTTGTAGATATAGCCGGTATAAAGAAGGAAGATATCCAGATCGTGTTTAATAAAGATCTGTTAATTATATCAGGTAAGCGGATTAATCCGACTCAATTCGTTGCCCGACAGAAAATGCACCAGGTAGAGATCGATTTTGGTTATTTTGAGCGGGTTATTAAACTGACGATTCCTATCCAGGACGATAAAATTGTTGCTTCTTATAAAGATGGGTTCCTTTGGATCCATTTACCTAAACAGAATGTACCGGTAAGTCGGAAAGTGGAAATTTTAGCAGAATAA
- a CDS encoding protein-glutamate O-methyltransferase CheR: protein MTPLTLKEFEKFRDLIYQHTSLFFTEKKKTFLESKLRQRMEMLDLSSYEAYYQLLKGEKASSKELSALIETLVIPETSFFRIRGHFLELERSIFPKLLTQKSQESQSLPLPQKPQIRIWSVACSTGEEPYSIAMSLLEVLGDPAAWNIEILATDISNSALAKAQRGIYSKDKVKKVESRYVDKYFKDLGGKEYQIAAEVRRWIRFQYLNLRDLDKFHSASYDLIFCRNVLIYFDRKAQDLLMERVTNLLLPGGYLFLGDAEPLHTFPQIARKFEFIEIEDAMIYRKK, encoded by the coding sequence ATGACACCGTTGACTCTTAAGGAATTTGAGAAATTTCGCGATCTCATCTATCAGCATACCTCGCTTTTCTTCACGGAAAAGAAAAAGACCTTTTTAGAGAGTAAATTACGGCAACGCATGGAGATGCTGGACCTTTCTTCTTATGAAGCTTATTATCAGCTCCTAAAAGGGGAGAAGGCTTCTTCTAAAGAACTTTCGGCTTTGATAGAAACCCTGGTCATTCCCGAAACTTCCTTTTTCCGAATCCGGGGGCATTTTTTGGAACTCGAACGAAGTATATTTCCCAAGCTACTCACCCAAAAGTCCCAAGAAAGCCAGTCCCTGCCTCTACCTCAAAAACCCCAAATTCGGATATGGTCGGTTGCCTGCTCTACAGGGGAAGAACCCTATTCTATCGCCATGTCCCTTTTAGAAGTCCTTGGAGATCCTGCCGCGTGGAATATTGAGATCCTTGCTACAGATATCAGTAACTCGGCTTTAGCTAAAGCCCAAAGGGGTATTTATTCTAAGGATAAAGTAAAAAAGGTAGAATCCAGATATGTTGACAAATATTTTAAAGATCTGGGAGGGAAAGAGTATCAGATAGCCGCTGAAGTCCGGCGATGGATAAGATTTCAATACCTCAATCTCAGGGATCTGGATAAATTTCATTCTGCAAGTTATGATCTCATTTTCTGCAGGAATGTCTTGATTTACTTTGATCGAAAAGCCCAGGACCTTCTTATGGAGAGAGTGACGAATCTACTTCTTCCGGGAGGTTACCTGTTTTTAGGCGATGCCGAACCCCTCCATACCTTTCCCCAAATTGCAAGAAAGTTTGAATTTATCGAAATAGAAGATGCTATGATTTACAGAAAAAAGTAG
- a CDS encoding HEAT repeat domain-containing protein: protein MYEDDLELLDSPDEDIRCAALVRLADRDVNWILEPLMLALADPSWRVRKAAIKALEKADKHRLIPLLLKALREDHAGVRNAAMECLINIGKEAVSPLCQLLSDPDKDLRIFAVNTLGAIRDPTAYPCLIKALTDPEKNVCHAAIDALAKVKDPRAVDPLIQIVQREDIWLKLPAIATLGELGDPRAIPYLLPLAQDFLFKQTVIEALGAIGDEAGIPLMIPNLEDPDPDIQKAALLALKKILFKTDRINRMMDKISPLRQQFNQAFTSGALNYLMRAIGDENPEIAEAAVFLLGWSEAPEATETLLELLNHERLSDSAMEALLNQGTRILSGLEERYEFNEYDQKLRILECLNRLSWNLLSDLEEKEPISRDSGDRFGENFESVEGIVSEGYSQGLKDVLKVLQIFIDLFKKEGEEELQAEILRGLASERFIKFLKLQTISTLPLFRELLVLIEEALQSQDAFLRAEAIKLMGQLKGVTALNLLHLATKDLDGRVRAAAITQLGWLARRDSGLLDSVTLALSDEDPKVREQAALALGSIPEPKALEALLQAIQDEDFRVKRAVINTLGKFKNLRIIDTLAGILPYCKRREDGTLRVAICETLGRFLNSEKSITLLSEMLTDYDFVVRRAAVYALGNTKDHRERVKGLLIQALEDPHWSVQEAAIKSLGKLGIKDCEDLFLHLLNHPKIGLRKAAIQALGEIGSEKALEMLISLLIDEDLCQEAYQALLIWVDKNDRSDVLTLLMEEKGRSHPNPLVYRLVKSILNKGNHGRSQSRSL, encoded by the coding sequence ATGTATGAAGATGATCTCGAACTCTTAGATTCCCCGGATGAGGATATTCGATGTGCCGCCCTGGTTCGGTTGGCCGATAGAGATGTTAACTGGATTCTCGAACCTCTTATGTTGGCCTTAGCAGATCCCAGTTGGCGGGTTCGGAAAGCTGCTATCAAGGCTTTAGAGAAAGCGGATAAACATCGACTTATTCCCCTTCTCCTGAAGGCTCTTCGCGAGGATCATGCCGGGGTACGGAATGCTGCCATGGAGTGTTTGATAAATATCGGAAAAGAAGCGGTAAGCCCTTTATGCCAGCTTTTATCAGATCCTGATAAGGATTTAAGGATCTTTGCCGTAAACACCTTGGGTGCCATAAGAGATCCCACGGCTTATCCTTGCCTGATCAAAGCTTTAACAGATCCTGAAAAAAATGTCTGCCACGCTGCCATCGATGCTCTGGCTAAAGTAAAAGATCCACGGGCCGTAGACCCTCTGATCCAGATTGTTCAAAGAGAGGATATTTGGCTAAAGCTTCCGGCCATAGCCACTCTGGGAGAACTCGGAGATCCACGGGCAATTCCGTATCTACTTCCCCTGGCCCAAGACTTTCTCTTCAAACAAACCGTTATAGAAGCCCTGGGGGCCATTGGAGATGAAGCCGGTATACCTCTTATGATCCCAAACCTGGAAGATCCTGACCCGGATATTCAGAAAGCCGCTCTGCTGGCTTTAAAAAAGATCCTATTCAAAACGGATCGGATCAATCGAATGATGGATAAGATCTCCCCACTTCGGCAGCAATTTAATCAGGCTTTTACCTCAGGAGCTTTAAACTACCTCATGAGGGCTATAGGGGATGAAAATCCTGAAATAGCCGAAGCTGCTGTTTTCTTGCTGGGATGGTCAGAGGCACCTGAAGCTACAGAGACTCTGCTGGAACTTCTAAACCATGAAAGGTTATCCGATTCGGCCATGGAGGCTTTACTTAATCAAGGGACTCGAATCCTCTCCGGTCTGGAAGAACGGTATGAATTTAACGAGTATGACCAGAAACTTCGTATCCTGGAGTGCCTGAATCGATTGAGCTGGAACCTCCTGTCGGATCTGGAAGAAAAGGAGCCCATCTCCAGGGACTCCGGGGACAGATTTGGAGAGAATTTTGAGTCCGTTGAAGGAATCGTTTCTGAAGGGTACTCGCAGGGACTAAAAGATGTGTTAAAAGTCCTCCAGATTTTTATAGATCTGTTTAAAAAAGAGGGGGAAGAAGAACTCCAGGCGGAGATTCTGAGAGGGCTTGCTTCAGAAAGATTTATTAAATTTCTGAAACTTCAGACCATCTCCACGCTTCCCCTTTTCCGGGAGCTCCTTGTTTTGATTGAAGAAGCCTTGCAGTCCCAGGATGCGTTTTTACGGGCAGAAGCCATCAAACTCATGGGGCAGTTAAAAGGAGTTACCGCTTTAAACCTGCTACATCTTGCTACCAAAGACCTGGACGGAAGAGTACGGGCTGCAGCCATTACTCAACTCGGCTGGCTAGCCCGACGCGATTCCGGCTTACTGGATTCTGTTACCCTGGCTTTATCCGATGAGGATCCAAAAGTTCGTGAGCAGGCCGCTTTGGCCCTGGGATCTATTCCAGAGCCTAAAGCCTTGGAGGCTCTCCTCCAGGCCATCCAGGATGAAGATTTCCGGGTTAAACGGGCGGTCATTAATACCCTGGGAAAGTTTAAAAACCTCCGGATAATCGATACCTTAGCCGGTATCCTTCCCTACTGTAAGCGGCGAGAAGATGGGACCCTCCGGGTAGCCATTTGTGAAACGTTGGGTCGGTTTCTAAATTCGGAAAAAAGTATTACGCTTCTGAGCGAAATGCTTACGGATTACGACTTTGTAGTACGCCGGGCAGCCGTTTACGCCCTGGGGAATACCAAAGACCATCGTGAACGTGTTAAAGGTCTCCTGATCCAGGCTTTGGAGGACCCCCACTGGAGTGTTCAGGAAGCCGCCATAAAATCCCTTGGAAAATTGGGGATTAAGGACTGTGAAGATCTCTTCCTCCATCTTCTGAATCATCCAAAGATAGGTCTTCGAAAAGCAGCCATTCAGGCTTTGGGAGAAATAGGTTCTGAAAAAGCTCTAGAAATGCTCATCTCCCTCCTGATAGATGAGGACCTATGCCAAGAGGCCTATCAGGCTCTTCTTATCTGGGTAGATAAAAATGATCGGTCCGATGTCCTTACACTTCTTATGGAAGAAAAAGGACGATCCCATCCAAATCCTCTGGTGTACCGTCTCGTAAAGAGTATTTTGAATAAGGGTAACCATGGAAGATCACAATCAAGAAGCCTTTAA
- a CDS encoding protein-glutamate O-methyltransferase CheR has translation MEDHNQEAFKLIREVIYQYSGMYFSDDYQKILLKRLEKRLDFHNLSSFYDYYYYLKYNKDSDQELKIVMNLVTIRETYFFREEGQLKALVEEVIPEILNKKSDPSPIRIWCAGCSSGEEPYSIAILILEQELHQRGFSLEIFANDISQEAIQRAKIGEYMKSSFRTMPVFYREKYFTPKGDKYVIKSEVKSLLNFSCMNLLDRNKLTFLPLFDVIFCRNVIIYFNKKSKQEVITQFHKSLKKDGYLFLGHSESLMDFTDLFKLKHFKNALGYEKVG, from the coding sequence ATGGAAGATCACAATCAAGAAGCCTTTAAACTCATTCGGGAAGTGATTTACCAATATTCCGGGATGTACTTCTCCGATGATTACCAAAAGATCTTGCTTAAACGGCTGGAAAAGCGCCTGGATTTTCATAACTTAAGTTCCTTCTATGATTACTACTACTACCTGAAGTACAATAAAGATAGCGATCAGGAACTTAAAATTGTTATGAATCTTGTAACGATCCGGGAAACCTATTTCTTTCGAGAAGAAGGTCAATTGAAAGCCCTGGTTGAAGAGGTCATTCCGGAGATTTTGAATAAAAAATCGGATCCGAGTCCAATCCGAATCTGGTGTGCAGGATGTTCTTCAGGAGAGGAACCCTATTCCATCGCCATACTTATTCTGGAACAGGAACTCCACCAAAGGGGCTTCAGTCTGGAAATTTTTGCAAATGATATCAGTCAGGAGGCCATTCAAAGGGCAAAAATCGGGGAATATATGAAATCGTCCTTTCGAACCATGCCGGTCTTTTATAGGGAAAAGTACTTCACCCCCAAGGGAGATAAGTATGTAATAAAAAGCGAAGTAAAATCCCTTCTGAATTTCTCCTGCATGAACTTACTGGATAGAAATAAATTGACATTTCTCCCCCTTTTTGATGTGATCTTTTGTCGTAACGTAATCATATACTTCAATAAAAAATCTAAACAGGAGGTTATCACGCAATTTCATAAATCTTTAAAAAAAGACGGATATTTATTCTTGGGGCATTCGGAATCCCTGATGGACTTTACGGATCTTTTCAAATTAAAGCATTTTAAAAATGCCCTGGGATATGAAAAGGTTGGTTAA
- a CDS encoding chemotaxis response regulator protein-glutamate methylesterase, which produces MNSKVKVLVVDDSAFARRTLTKILEQDPRIQVIGTAWDGREALEKIQRLKPDVVTLDIVMPNMTGLQALDVIIKEMPTPIIVVSSLNPEVIKETLMALERGAVDFILKPTEFASEKLFQIKTELINKVITAASLKGKALQDRVIQPTISQQEVKVVTRKEKPLRIDCVCIGVSTGGPTALHQIIPKLPADFPASILIVQHMPPGFTESLADRLNRNSQIEVKEAKEGDLVKPGRALVAPGGFHLSLERKKHAVTTRIHREPSDIIHIPSIDITFSSVADIYGERSLGVILTGMGRDGIQGLQKIKQSGGLSIAEDESTCVVFGMPQVAINTGIVDKVVPLYDIAGVIMEMV; this is translated from the coding sequence ATGAATTCCAAAGTAAAAGTTCTTGTTGTAGATGACTCGGCGTTTGCCCGAAGAACCCTCACCAAAATCCTGGAACAGGATCCCAGGATTCAGGTGATTGGAACAGCCTGGGATGGGCGAGAAGCCCTGGAAAAAATCCAAAGATTAAAACCCGATGTGGTCACTTTGGATATTGTCATGCCGAATATGACCGGGCTTCAAGCCCTGGATGTTATCATTAAGGAAATGCCGACTCCCATCATTGTGGTTAGTTCCTTAAATCCAGAGGTTATCAAAGAAACTTTAATGGCCCTGGAGCGTGGGGCCGTAGACTTTATTTTGAAACCCACCGAATTTGCCTCCGAAAAACTCTTCCAGATAAAAACAGAGTTGATCAATAAAGTCATTACCGCGGCTTCCCTTAAAGGGAAGGCCTTACAGGACCGGGTGATACAACCCACCATATCCCAACAAGAGGTCAAAGTCGTTACGCGAAAGGAGAAGCCCCTCCGGATTGATTGCGTATGTATCGGTGTTTCAACGGGGGGACCGACCGCCCTTCATCAAATTATCCCTAAATTGCCGGCAGATTTTCCGGCCAGCATCCTCATCGTTCAACATATGCCGCCGGGTTTTACGGAGTCCCTGGCAGACCGCTTAAATCGCAACAGCCAGATTGAGGTCAAAGAAGCCAAAGAAGGAGACCTGGTCAAACCGGGAAGAGCCCTTGTCGCCCCGGGGGGTTTTCACCTGAGTCTGGAAAGAAAGAAACATGCAGTTACGACCCGAATTCATCGTGAACCTTCCGATATCATTCATATTCCTTCCATTGACATTACCTTTAGTTCCGTAGCAGATATTTATGGCGAGCGCAGCTTAGGTGTTATCTTAACAGGTATGGGGAGAGACGGAATCCAGGGCCTTCAAAAAATCAAACAGAGCGGAGGGCTTTCCATTGCAGAAGATGAAAGTACTTGTGTGGTCTTTGGAATGCCTCAAGTAGCCATTAATACAGGAATCGTAGATAAGGTCGTCCCTCTCTATGATATTGCAGGAGTAATCATGGAAATGGTTTAA
- a CDS encoding ATPase, T2SS/T4P/T4SS family, whose translation MAKFRIGEILLEKGLITEDQLRQALKIQEMTGKKLGSILVELKYLRTRNLGQILANIYKVPSIDLGNYSIKVEMARILPKEYCYQKHIVPLQIKDKNLIVAMTKPNDYSTIREVEFITNLRVTAVVAPETSIDRALEDLFNRAQKEEEKATLEQTSHEYRGKRLDRDSYLMLRSPEGLSREDSSLPDQDLPFTYALNPSESQVESAPGIPSEKASKAGITSGESPEVLTFQVDQPAPEISPVIPDEEFKTCSSDQTVSDKTDKPLIVGKDEKDQILNRELSKAIEKGAEYVHLELNERGFEIKVRISGKLEILSTLSRDLFRPLIRELKELSSVDPMTWGCPQKGFFKFPYQQSEIPITSHFFPYRDLIRVVLHIQRRFDSSWSLDRLGFSPSMYKSFQEVLSYPRGIILFSGPPGNGKTTTIYTALKELISEKRAIVTYESPIRYQLQGVFQTEPENKYEANYITGLSDILDQNPDVLYVDRVVDPQSAQLLFHENSSYAKIFIRSTLDSSLAALSYFLELLRNSHVLLTSLNAVLTQRLVNRLCDHCKSAYTPSPRTQERIKQLLGITDFVLYKSDGCEKCQHTGFRGRTAIFELLVMDDKVRSRLIAESKESLSSLLSEVTLKKIFYSPETVTLMNDGLGKALQGVTTIAEVARVIGLGNYTRMLG comes from the coding sequence ATGGCTAAATTCAGAATTGGAGAAATTCTTTTAGAAAAAGGTTTAATTACCGAGGATCAACTTCGACAGGCCCTCAAAATCCAGGAAATGACAGGCAAGAAACTGGGGTCGATCCTCGTCGAGTTGAAATACCTCCGTACTCGCAACCTCGGTCAGATACTTGCCAACATTTATAAAGTACCTTCCATCGATTTGGGGAATTATTCTATTAAAGTAGAGATGGCCCGTATCCTCCCAAAAGAATACTGTTATCAAAAGCATATCGTTCCATTACAAATCAAAGATAAAAATCTGATTGTAGCCATGACCAAACCTAATGATTACTCGACTATTCGGGAGGTAGAGTTTATTACAAATTTGAGGGTTACTGCGGTCGTTGCGCCAGAAACTTCCATCGATAGAGCTCTCGAGGATTTATTCAACCGGGCCCAAAAAGAAGAAGAGAAGGCTACCCTTGAGCAAACTTCCCATGAATACCGGGGGAAGCGGCTGGATAGAGATAGTTATTTGATGTTACGATCTCCTGAGGGTCTTTCCCGGGAAGATTCTTCCCTGCCGGACCAGGATCTTCCCTTTACCTATGCTCTAAACCCGTCGGAATCCCAGGTCGAGAGCGCTCCCGGAATACCTTCTGAAAAGGCTTCTAAAGCTGGGATAACCTCGGGGGAGTCTCCAGAAGTTTTAACTTTTCAGGTGGATCAACCTGCACCTGAAATCTCTCCGGTTATTCCCGACGAGGAGTTCAAAACCTGTAGTTCGGATCAAACAGTTTCAGATAAAACCGACAAACCCTTGATAGTTGGAAAAGATGAGAAGGATCAGATTTTAAACCGGGAGCTTTCTAAAGCTATCGAAAAGGGGGCAGAGTATGTTCACCTGGAATTAAATGAACGAGGTTTTGAAATTAAAGTCCGAATCTCCGGTAAATTGGAGATTTTATCCACCTTATCCAGAGATTTATTCAGGCCCTTAATCCGGGAACTTAAAGAACTCTCCTCGGTAGATCCCATGACATGGGGATGCCCTCAAAAAGGTTTTTTTAAGTTTCCTTACCAGCAAAGTGAGATTCCCATTACTTCTCACTTCTTTCCCTATAGGGATTTAATCCGGGTGGTCCTTCATATCCAGAGACGTTTTGATTCGAGTTGGAGCCTGGATCGCCTGGGATTCTCTCCCAGCATGTATAAGTCTTTCCAGGAAGTGCTCTCTTATCCCCGAGGGATTATTCTCTTCTCAGGCCCTCCGGGCAACGGAAAAACAACAACCATCTATACTGCCTTGAAGGAGCTTATCTCGGAAAAAAGGGCTATTGTAACCTACGAGAGTCCCATACGATACCAGTTACAAGGGGTCTTTCAGACCGAGCCGGAAAATAAATACGAAGCAAACTATATAACAGGCCTCAGTGATATCCTGGACCAAAATCCAGATGTTTTATACGTAGATAGAGTGGTCGATCCTCAATCGGCTCAATTACTCTTTCATGAGAATTCTTCTTATGCCAAGATTTTTATTCGATCCACACTGGATAGCTCCCTGGCAGCCCTCTCTTATTTTCTGGAATTGCTGAGAAATTCTCACGTTTTACTTACCTCTTTGAATGCCGTCCTTACCCAACGGTTGGTGAACCGCTTATGCGATCACTGCAAAAGTGCCTATACCCCTTCTCCACGAACCCAAGAACGCATCAAACAGCTTTTAGGGATTACGGATTTCGTCCTTTATAAAAGTGATGGCTGTGAGAAGTGTCAGCATACGGGTTTTAGAGGACGAACGGCTATTTTCGAGTTGCTGGTCATGGATGATAAAGTCAGGTCCAGATTGATCGCCGAATCCAAGGAATCCCTATCTTCCTTGCTTTCCGAGGTAACCCTCAAAAAAATCTTCTATTCACCTGAGACCGTTACTCTTATGAATGATGGATTGGGAAAGGCCTTACAAGGCGTGACAACCATTGCTGAGGTGGCTCGAGTAATAGGACTCGGTAACTATACCCGAATGCTAGGCTAG